From a region of the Geothrix sp. 21YS21S-2 genome:
- a CDS encoding M14 family zinc carboxypeptidase, producing the protein MRPLLALLTLACSLAAAAPWSAQALWDQWPQARVSPADPWALRHAGLQVALAALQTRHPGLFTVVEEGLSAEGRRIQVLRAGTGPRGVLLWSQMHGDEPTATSSLLDLMNWLGMNRDEPEVQHFLSRVSLWIIPMLNPDGAERSQRRNAQEIDINRDALRLSSPEGRLLKAVRDRTRPMLGYNLHNQNPLVKAGAGGRQVAISLLSVPGDEAFTDTPGTRLTRRLAVKVQQLVTPFAPGRVGRYDMDYTPRAFGDSMTRWGTATLLIETGGWSGPNEAERLVRLNFVALLGSLSAFADGSLDALDLADYPKIPLNTRDAIATLVVRNVRLAEGRGLAPFTADLSFVVQGPFRGDAPRREPALQDLGDLSYALGLTELDASGMLAVPWPLGPSDWPALRADLHARGLAEATEARLAAAVRGLGDSAVARPGYRGAILLYRPGTGGILNLAGAVVHGRVEGPVAAQVN; encoded by the coding sequence ATGAGGCCCCTCCTCGCCCTCCTGACCCTGGCCTGCTCCCTGGCGGCCGCGGCCCCCTGGTCCGCGCAGGCGCTGTGGGACCAGTGGCCCCAGGCGCGCGTGTCCCCGGCGGATCCGTGGGCCCTCAGGCACGCGGGCCTCCAGGTCGCCCTGGCGGCCCTCCAGACCCGGCATCCGGGGCTCTTCACGGTCGTGGAGGAGGGCCTGAGCGCCGAGGGCCGCAGGATCCAGGTGCTTCGCGCGGGCACCGGCCCCAGGGGCGTGCTCCTCTGGTCGCAGATGCACGGCGACGAGCCCACCGCCACCTCCTCCCTCCTGGACCTCATGAACTGGCTTGGCATGAACCGCGACGAACCCGAGGTCCAGCACTTCCTCTCGAGGGTCAGCCTCTGGATCATCCCGATGCTGAACCCCGACGGCGCCGAGCGCTCCCAGCGCCGGAACGCCCAGGAGATCGACATCAACCGCGACGCCCTGCGCCTCTCCTCGCCGGAAGGACGCCTCCTCAAGGCGGTGCGGGACCGCACCCGGCCCATGCTCGGCTACAACCTCCACAACCAGAACCCCCTGGTCAAGGCGGGCGCCGGGGGCCGCCAGGTGGCCATCTCCCTCCTCTCGGTGCCCGGGGACGAGGCCTTCACCGACACGCCCGGCACGCGCCTGACCCGGCGCCTCGCCGTGAAGGTCCAGCAGCTCGTCACCCCCTTCGCCCCCGGCCGCGTGGGCCGCTACGACATGGACTACACCCCCCGCGCCTTCGGCGACTCCATGACCCGCTGGGGCACCGCCACCCTCCTCATCGAGACCGGGGGCTGGTCCGGGCCCAACGAGGCCGAGCGCCTCGTAAGACTCAATTTCGTGGCCCTCCTGGGCTCGCTTTCCGCATTCGCCGACGGCTCCCTGGACGCCCTGGACCTCGCCGACTACCCGAAGATCCCCCTGAACACCCGGGACGCCATCGCCACCCTCGTCGTGCGCAACGTCAGGCTGGCCGAGGGACGCGGGCTGGCTCCGTTCACCGCGGACCTCTCCTTCGTGGTGCAGGGCCCCTTCCGGGGGGACGCCCCGCGGCGCGAACCCGCCCTCCAGGACCTGGGGGACCTGTCGTACGCCCTGGGCCTCACCGAGCTGGACGCCAGCGGCATGCTGGCCGTGCCCTGGCCCCTGGGGCCCTCCGACTGGCCCGCGCTGCGGGCCGACCTGCACGCGCGCGGCCTCGCCGAAGCCACCGAGGCCAGGCTCGCGGCCGCCGTCCGCGGCCTGGGGGACAGTGCCGTGGCGAGGCCCGGCTACCGCGGCGCCATTCTCCTCTACCGGCCCGGCACGGGCGGAATTCTGAACCTTGCGGGCGCGGTCGTCCACGGCAGGGTTGAAGGCCCCGTGGCCGCCCAGGTCAACTAG